CCTGGTGGCCGCGCGGCGAGGACGGGTCGGGCAGCACCGGCACGCTGGTCACGCGCGTGCCGGGTGGGAAGGCCTCGCCACCGGGGCCGGCCTCCACCACCTCGGCAACGAACTCGTGGCCCATCACCACGCCGCGGTCGAGATCGATCACCGAGCCGACGGGCAGCTTGTTGCCCTCGGTCGAGCCGACCAGATCGTCGGCGTACCGGGCGAAATGCAGGTCGCTGCCGCAGATGCCACAGCCGCGCACCCGCGCCAGCACCTGCAACGGCCCAGGCTTCGGCCGCTCGACCTCGCCAACCGTCAGTTCGCCGCCGCGGCGCAGGAGCATTGCACGCATCGTAGCCTCACCTCTCGGTCCCCTCCCCAGCGCCGCTGGAGAGGGGAGGATTTTGGAAGGAGTACGGATTGGTGGGGAGGATGGCTCCTCCTCCGCGAACGCGGCCGGGTCGCCCGACCAGCAGTCGTCTGGCTGCAGCCTCGTGGGCACCGTCACGGTACGCAATGCGGCGGCTACGGCAAAGTCGCCGGGCAGTATCGCCCCGGCATGGTCCGTCACCCGGACGGCTGATGCTGCTCGGCCGGACTCGGTGCTTTGCTGTGCGCGGACGGATCGGGCAGGCGGTGCAGGCGCCGCCACGCCGGGGAGGGTGAATGCGGCGAAACCAGACGGGCGATCCGCCGCGGGCCGGCTCCGTGCCCGCTGCGGCCGACCGCGATGAGCTGGGCCAGCCGGCGCCGCCGGTGGTCGAGCTTTCCAGGGGAGAGCACCGGGAGGCCGAACAGCGCTCGGCCGTGCGTGCGCCGGTCGTCTACAAGGCGATTCGGCGTGAGGGCGAGGACGAGCTGCGCCGGCCGGCCCGCGCGCTGGCGTGGTCCGGGTTTGCGGCCGGCCTCTCGATGGGCTTCTCGCTGGTGGCGGCGCTGAACCATGCGCAGGTCGTCGCCGGTTCGACAAGCGCTGCCGGCGCGCAAAGCGAGCAGTGAACGATCCGCCCGCGTCCGAGCCCGGTGCGCCTCGGCGACGGCGCATCCACTGGCCGCCCGGCGTGCCCGACGCGGTCTTCGCCCCGCTCTCCGCCGCCGGGTTGATGCTGATCGTCGGGGCGCTGGGCACGGTGGCGCAGCAGCCGTGGCTCTTTCCCAGCCTCGGCCCCACCGCGTTCTTGCAGGCCGAGTATCCCGCGCACCGTACGGCGCGCCTCTATCATGTGATCGCGGGGCACGGCGTCGGGTTGGCGGCCGGGCTAATCGCCGTCTGGCTGGTGGGAGCAAGCAGCAGTTCCTCGGTGCTCGTCGTACACCACCTGACCGCCGCGCGCACCTGGGCCGCCGTGATCGCCGTGGCGCTGACGATCGCCGGCTCGCTGCTGCTGCGCGCCTCGCACCCGCCGGCCGTTTCCACCAGCATGCTGCTGGCGCTGGGCAGTTTCCGGCCTACCTGGCACGACGCACTGACGATCGCCGTCGGTGTGCTCGTCGTGGCGCTTACGGGCGAGCTGCTGCGCCGCGCCCGGCTGGGCAACGCTCCCGGCGCGACGCCCCGCGACCCGCCCAACCCCAATTCCCGCGACGCCCTGGTCTGAGCCTCGGCGGCGCGCAAACGGCGGCGGCTACTTCCTGATCGGCGCACCCGTATAGCCCGTCGGAGGGATCGAGCCGCGCGCCGGCGGCGGTACGATCCGCATGACGGCAGCCGCACCCGCCCGCGGCGGACTCCGAGGGTGGCCGCCACACCGGCAGTGGCGACACATAGGACATAGGGCGGTGAGATGGCAAACGCTACCGTGCCGCCGGCGCCCCTGCCGCCGGACCCGCTGCCGCCACCCGCCGAGCCACCCCGCCCCGATCCGCTGCCGCCCGCACCGGAGCCACCGCGACGGCCGGTCTGAGGCAGCGCCGGCGCGGGCAACGCACACAGGGCATCCCGCCGTTTGCAGTCAGGTCAACGTGCCAGTTTACGGGGTAAGGAGTGTCCGGCGATGACCATGCAGACCGCAACCCAGCACACCGAGGGCGAGGGCAAACAGCCCACACATGTACATCCATCGACCGTGCATACGCACGATCACTACCACGTCACGCATCATCACAAAGGCGGCATCACCGGCGACTGGGAGCACCGCACCGCCTGGCACACGCACGAGCACAACCACGCGCTGCTGACGCACTCGCACGACTACAACCAGGACGACGAGGTCGCGGGCCATCCCAAGGAGGCACACGTCCACGACCACACGGCGCCAAACCAGCCGCACGTCTGAGCCGGCCGAAAAGCGTCGAGCACCGGCAGAGGTGAGGTGATCTCATGCCCGGAGGAAAGCACCTGAAAGGCGTCGGCTCGAAAGAGCAGCGCATGTACGAAGAGATCAAGAAGGACGCGGAGCGGTCCGGCCGCTACGGCGACCGGGCCGAGGAGGTCGCCGCCCGCACGGTGCTGAAGCGCCACAAGGAAGAGGGCCACAAGAAGGGGCAGTAAGGCCCTGGCCCCCACCCCCCGGTTCATCTCTCTTGCCCCCAATTCCAGGGGAAGGGGAGATCTATCAGCGGATGGGTTGGGGCTGAAGGCGCGGCGTGGAAGCTCCCCTCGCCCAGGATTGGGACCGTGAGATTGACCGGGGGTGAGGGCCGACGGCCGGGGTGAGGATACGGCCCGCAAAGGAGAGAGATCATGGCGTTCATTCAGTCGTGTCCCAACTGCGGCATGCCGCGGGAGGACTGGCAGGGCAACGGCGGCCGGGGCTACCAGCGCGGCCGCGAGACGTTTTGCTGCGAAGGCTGCGCCACGGGCAGCGGCTGCACCTGCACCTCGCGCGCGCACGAGGCGGGGCGGCTTGGCAACGACGTCGACTGACCGGCCTCGTGGCTTCACGTACGCCGACGCGCCCGTTCCACCCGCTGCAGCAACGCAAACCGCATCTTGGACCCGTCGCCGGCCCTCGCCATGGGGACGCGCGGCGGGTTCCCTGCTGCGCGGGTTCGGTACACTACGTCCGGTCGAGAGGAGAGCGAGCCGGCGGTGAGCGGGCATACAGGGCGGAATGCGCAGCCGCGCCCAATCGTCGTGCAGGCCGGCGACGCACAGCTGGTAGGCGATCTGACACTGCCGGAGCAGGCGAAGGCGCTCATCGCCTTCGCCCATGGCAGCGGCAGCAGCCACCGCAGCCCGCGCAACCGGCAGGTGGCGGCGGCCCTGAACGTCGTCGGCTTCGCCACGCTGCTCTTCGATCTGCTCACGCCGGCTGAGGCGGACGTCGACGAACGCAGCGCGGCACACCGCTTCGATATTCCCCTGCTTGGCCAGCGCATGATCGGTGCTGTCGATTGGCTTGGCCGCACCGCGGAGACGCGGGCGCTGCCGATCGGGCTGTTCGGCGCCAGCACGGGCGCCGCGGCGGCGCTGCTGGCCGCCGCTGCCCGGCCGAAAGCCGTCGGCGCGGTCGTCTCACGCGGCGGGCGGCCGGACCTGGCCGGCGCTGCCCTGACACGGGTGCAGGCGCCGGTGCTGCTGATCGTCGGCGGCGATGACCGCGCGGTGATCGAGCTGAACCGGCAGGCGCTGGCCCGCCTGAGCGCCGAGGCCGTGCTGGAGCTGGTGCCCGGCGCCACGCACCTCTTCGAAGAGCCCGGCGCCCTCGCCCAGGTCGTGCGGCTGGCGTCGACCTGGTTTGCCCGCCATCTCGGCGCGACGGCGGCGCCCGCAACGGGTTCCTGACGCGTCAGATTGCCGGCGGCGCCACAATGCCCAGCGCTCAGCCCGGCTGTGCGGGCTGAGCGCTGGGCCCTGTTCGGTATCGAGGAGCGATGGCCGCGGTTGCCTACGGCATGGCCGCGTACCAGACACCGCCGATGCCCTGGCCGTTCGTGTCGCCGGGGTTCATGTCACCGGAGAAGTAGTAGAGCGGCATGCCGTTGTAGGTCACCTGCATGCTGCCGTCGTCGCGCGTGATCACGTCCAGCGTGCCGGTGGCGCCGTCGGGCAGGGTCAGGTCGCCGGCGGGTGGCTGGAACGCGGGCCAGATGTTGGCGCAGCCGCCGCTGCAGGTGCTCATGCCCGGCGCATCGTTGGCGAACGTGTAGAGCGTCATGCCGTTGGCGTCGGTCAGGATCGCCATACCGAGGTTGTCGTTCTGCGCGACCAGCACCGTGGGGCTGGTTTGTGCTCGGGCGGCCCGGCCGGCGCCGAGCGCGGCCAGGGTCGCCAGGGCAGCGAGCAGGATCCAGAGACGAGCGGTCGCAGGCAGCCGCAGCGCGGTGGAAGTAGTCATCACGCACCTTCCTTGCACGGAGAACGGAATTTCGACCCATTCGTGGGGATTGTACCGGATTCTGAAGATCGCCATGCGGCGGGGCGGCCGCCCTGGCGTAGCCCGATCGGGGTGCGGCTCGTGATGGCCGCGTCGATGGTGATACGTGATCGACGGCGCCGCCGGATGTATGCCGGCGTTGCAAGATCGCAACGGGGACCGATCCAGCGGTAGCGCGGTCAATCGCGCTGTTGCCGGCGCCAGGCGGCGAGACCGAAGAGCACGCCGCCGAGCAGCCACCATGGGTCCCAGAGGAAGAGGTGCCAGCGGGCCGAGGTTTCGCCCAGCCCCGCCGGCGTGGAGATGGCGCCGGACACCATCAGCGCGTGCTGCACCAGGCTGGCAGCGCCTTCATACAGCGCCATGATCGCAAACGCGGCCCAGCCGGCGGCGAGCAGCAGCCGGCGCGGCAGCACGCGGCCCCAGCGCTGCACCAGCGCCAGCGCCAGCAGCCCCGCGAGCACCTTCAGCGCGCCGGTGGCCCAGAGGATCGCGATCCAGACCGGGTCGCGTGCCAGCACCAGCCGCGTGATCGCGGGTGCGTTCGTCTCCACACCCGCGGCGCCGCCAGCCGCCCAGTAAAAGCTCAGCGCAGCGAAAAGCATGGCCCAGGCGAAGGCCGCGTACCCCGCCCAGGCCAGCGAGGGCGAACGCTTGCTGGAAATCGCCGTGGTTAACATCGCCGCCGCTTTCCGCCCGCCATTGTCGGCAGAGGCGCACATCCCGCCACCAGCAACGGGCGCGGGTATCGCTGAATGGCATCAGCCGGGGTTTGCATCCGCCCGCTCCTGGCGTACGGAAGGTGGCCGTCGGCGGCAATACGACGAGTCCCGCCCGCCGGCCGGCGCCAGGGGTATGGCTCGCCGCTGCACCACCGCCGGCGGGGACGGCAAGTGCAACGCCCGCCAGGCGCTCAGTGCCCCCGGTTGCGTGGCGGCGTCCACCACCACGGCAGTCGCCTCCTCGTAGAGCACGGCAGTGCCGCTGGCGCAGATCAGCAGCAGCCCCCGGTCGAGGCGCTCAAAATCGAGATCGACCGCGACGATCGCGTTGGCACCGAGCTGTTCGGCCTGGACGCGCATGCCCGCGATCGCGGCGTCTCTGGCGCATTGCACCTCCTGTTCGCAGACCCAGGCGAGTCGCTCGGGATCCTCCAGGGCGCTCGCGCCGCGCCGCCGGCGGCGCAGCGCGAGCGTCGCTTCGCCGCAGACCAGGCCGAGATAGCGCAGCACCAGGCGGCCCTGCAGCGTCGCGGTCGTGGTGATCAGCATAGACATCGGCTCTTCTCCATCCGATCTGGCGCCGCGGCGCGCGGCCGGTGGCTATCCCGTCTGCTGCCCCGGCGGCAGCGTTTGCCGTAGCTGAATAGCTCGCGCCAGGGTCGAGAGCGTGATCAGCCCCAGCGCGGACCGGCCCTGGAAGACCGGCAACTGCTGCACCTGATGCGCCGCCATCGTCTCCAGCGCCGTCAGCGCCGCCGTGCTGGGCGTGGCCGTGATCAGCCGGTCGCGCGGCGTCATAGCCCGGTAGAGGGAGACCTCGGACCACTGCTCCGCCGGCACGCGGCGCAGGTCGGAGAGCGTGATCAGGCCCAGCACGTCGGCGTCCTCCGTTGGCGCCACGAACACCGCCTGCACCTGCCGGCCGAGCACGTACTCGTCGACGAAGCGCCGCATGGTGAGGTCGGGCGGCAGACGCGGCACGCCGCGATCGATCAGCGCGGAGACGGGCACGGCGCCCAGCGCGCTCTCGATCAGCAGGCGCCGGTAGCTCGTCTGCGCCGCCTCCCAGAGGAACCAGCCGATCAGCGCGACCCAGAGGCCGCCCACGTCGCCGCCCAGCACCCGCAGAATGCCCAGGCCGAGCAGCAGTGCGGCGATGATGCGGCCGCCGATGCTGGCCGTGTGCGTAGCCTGCAACCGGGTGCGGCGCCCGCCCCAGAGCAGCGCCCGCAGCATGCGGCCGCCGTCGAGTGGCAGACCGGGCAGCAGGTTGAAGGCGGCCAGGGTGGCGTTCATCAGCGCCAGGTAGCCGGCAAGCGGGTAGAGCGGCTGCAGGTCGAGGGCGCGGCCGAACAGCCACAGCCCGGCGCAGGCCGCAACGGCGGCGACGCTTGTCAGCGGGCCGGCGGCCGCGATCCAGAACTCGTCCCGCGGCCGCCGCGGCTCGTCGGCCAGCTCCGTGCCGCCGCCGAACAGGTAGAGCACGATCCGCTCGGCGGAATAACCGCGCCGCCGGGCGACCAGCGCGTGCGCCAGCTCGTGCGCGAGCACCGAGCCAAACAGCAACAGGCTGGTGAGCAAGCCTACCGCCCAGCGCTGCTGCGCCGTCCACTCGGGGTAGGCCGCGGGCAGGAAGCCCGCCTGCAGCGACCAGGTGAGCAGGGCAATGACGATCGGCCAGCTCCAGTGCGCCAGGATCTCGACGCCGAACAGGTGGCCGAGCCGGAACGCGCCCACACGGGCCGGCGATGGTGTACCGCGGGGTGGTGAAAGGTGGTGGTTCTGCATCTCTGTACCGAGCCTTCGTTGTTCGTTGTTCGTTGTTCGTTGTTCGTTGGATGAGCCGCGGGGCTAACCGTGCCCGGTGATCAGGTACTTCAGGTAGCCGAAGAGCGTGATCGCCGGCAGCAGCGCACCGGCGATGATCGTCATCACGAGCGAGATGGGATAGTACGATTCGCCCCAGTCCCGTCTCGCGGGCGCCGGGTTCGGCGTGGTTTGGATAGCTTCTTCCCGCATAGTCTGTTGCCTCCGTTTAGTCGTGTGAATGGCGGCCGTTCAGCTCAGCGCAGCGGTTCGGGCCGGGCAACAGGAGCGGCGGCCGTCAGGGGCGGGCGCCGCAGCAGCGAGGCTGCGACCGCGATCGCGAGGATGGCGACGATCACCGCCAGGCTCAGCGGTGCGGAGAGCGTCACGATGCCGCTGAGCAGCATCTTCGCGCCGACGAACAGCAGCACCGCCGCCAGCGCCGGCCGCAGGTAGCGCAGCCCGCCGAGATAGCCCGCCAGCACGAAGTAGAGCGAGCGCAGGCCGAGCACCGCGAACACGTTCGAGGTGAAGACCAGAAACGGATCGTCGGTGACGCCGTAGATCGCGGGGATCGAGTCCACGGCGAAGACGAGGTCGGCGTTCTCCACCAGCAGCAGCACGAGGAAGAGCGGCGTCATCGCCAGAGCGCCGCCGCGCCGGGTGAAGAAGCGCTGGCCGTCGTACTCGCTGGTGGCGGGAAGCACCCGGCGCACCAGCCGGATCAGCCGGTTCTGCTCCAGCGACGGCGCCTGCTGCTCTCCCCGCAGGAAGCGCAGGCCGCTGACGACCAGCACGGCGCCGAAGACGTAGATGATCGCGTGGAACTGCGCGAGCAGGGCGCCGCCGGCGATGATCAGCACGGCGCGCATCGCCAAGGCGCCGATCACGCCCCAGAAGAGCACGCGGTGCTGGTGGGCCGCCGGCACGGCGAAGGCCGAGAAGATGAGCAGGAACAGGAAGACGTTGTCCACGCTCAGGCTCTTCTCGATGAGGTAGCCGGCCGTCCAGGCGATGCCGTCGTCTGTGCCGCGCACGCTGAAGACGCCAAGATTGAACAGTGCCGCCAGCCCGATCCAGACGCCGCTCCAGGCGAGCGCCTCCCGCCGCGAGACGGCGTGCGCCCGTCGCTGGACGACGCCCAGGTCGAGGGCGAGCATGCCGAGCACGAAGGCGAGAAACAGGAGCCAGGGAAGAATTTCGCCGATCACGGATTACTCCCGAAAGGCGCCGCCGGGCGGGATCGTGAATCCTCCGGCGGCAACCGCGCCTGCCCGGCCACGTACGCGGCCGGGCATCACTGCACCGAGGATCGGCTAATCCCAGTCGAAGTCGGGGTCACGCCGGCGGGGCGGGCGGCGATCGCCATCCCGCCGCGTGCGCGCGTAGCGCTCGTCGTCATCGTCCCAGGGGTCGTCGTGGTCGTCGTGCCAGCGGTCGCAGGTGTGACGATCGTCGCGTCGGTGGAAGCGGTCGAGCAGACCGCCGATCTTGCCCGTGCGGCCGTCGCGGTCGCGGCCTGGCCGGTCGAACAGGTCTTCGAGAAACTCGAACATGAAAAAACGCCTCCCGCGGCTCGGAATAAGACCCGGCCGCATCCTCAAAGGATGGAGCCAAGGTCTTACCCGGCGAGAAGGCGCTCGCTGTCCGTACCGCCCCGAGATGGTCGGGGGTCTTGACGATACGGACCCGCCCCGCGAACGGGGCGTGGGTTACTCCCCTTGCTAGGAGCAGCCTACCACAGCGGCCGCGCCGTGGCAACAGCACGCGATCGCCAGCCGAAAGATGGCTGGCGTGGCCGATCTCCCGTTGAGCCGGGCAGGCGGCAGCGCCGTGGCGTACCCGGCATCGCGCTGCGCAAGGGCCAACGCTCAGTCCTCCTCGTAGTACTCCGTGCCCAGGTGGGTGATCGGCTCCTCGCCCAGCCAGTGGCGCAGCGTGTTCTTCAGCTTCGTCTGCTGGATGAACAAGTCGTGCTCCGGATACAGCTCGGCCGCGGCCTGCGGGCTCTTGAAGTAGAAGCTCAGCCATTCTTGAATGCCGTGCTGGCCGGCGCGGCTGGCCAGGTCCATGAACAGCGCCAGGTCGAGCACGATCGGTGCGGCCAGAATGCTGTCGCGGCAGAGGAAATCGACTTTAATCTGCATCGGGTAGCCGAGCCAGCCCACGATGTCGATGTTGTCCCAGCCCTCTTTGTTGTCGCCGCGCGGCGGATAGTAGTTGATCCGGACCTTGTGATAGAGGTCGCCGTACAGCTCCGGATACTGGTCGGGCTGCAGGATCGTCTCCAGCACGCCGAGCTTGCTGACCTCTTTGGTCTTAAAACTGTCCGGGTCGTCCAGCACCTCGCCGTCTCGATTGCCGAGGATATTGGTACTGAACCAGCCCTGCACGCCGAGCATGCGCGCCTTGAAGCCGGGCGCCAGGATCGTCTTCATCAGCGTCTGGCCGGTCTTGAAATCCTTGCCGCAGATCGGCACGCCGTTGCGCTGCGCCAGCTCGATCATCGCCGGCGTGTCCACGGTCAGGTTGGGAGCGCCGTTGGCGAAGGGGATGCCGAGCGAGAGCGCGGCGTAGGCGTAGATCTGGCTGGGCGCAATGTTGGGGTCGCTGTTGCGCAGGCCGCGCTCGAAGGCCGCGACGCTCTGGTGAACCTCGGTCGGCTCGGCGAAGATCTCCGTGCTCGCGCACCAGACGACGACCAGCCGGTCGCAGTGCTGCTCCGCCTTGAAGCGCTGCATGTCCTCCATGATCTGCTGGGCAAGGTCCATCTTCGTCTCGCCGTGCTTAACGTTGCTGCCGTCCAGGTTGCGCACGTAGGCGCGGTCGAAGACGGCGGGCATCGGCCGGATTGCGTCCAGCTCGTCGCGCAGCGGCAGCAGGTCGGCGGCGGAAAGGACGCCGGCCTTGCAGGCGGCCTCGAAGGCGTTGTCGGGGAACGGATCCCAGCCGCCGAAGACGAGGCTGTCGAGTCCAGCCAGCGGCACGAACTCCTTGATCAGCGGGTTGCGGTGCTCGGTGCGCTTGCCCAGGCGGATGCGGCCCATCTGCGTGAGCGAGCCGATCGGCTTCGCGCGGCCCTGGCGCACGGCGAGGATGCCGGCGTAGGTCGTTGTGGCGACGGCGCCCATGCCCGGCGTGAGAATCCCGAGGCGGCCGCCGGCGGGGCGAATATCGGTGGCTAGCGCCATGGTGGCTGCTCCTTGGCGAAGAGTGGCTCTTCTTCAACCCTAGGTGGCGCTCCACACTTCCGCCAAGCTGATGTATCTTATGAATAGTGTAACGTATGCTTATGCTAAAGCCGCTGACGGGCCGCGGTGTCGTGGCACATACGGAGCCGGGTAGACGATGATCGGCGATACACCGCTCCCCGAGCGCGCCGCGCCGAACCTGCACCTGCAGCAACTCGCCTATCTGCGCGAGGTGGCGCGGCAGGGCAGCCTGACCAGGGCGGCAGAGGCGCTGCACGTCAGCCAGCCGGCGCTCTCGCAGGCGCTCGCCGAGTTGGAGCGCAGGTTCGGCCTGGCGCTGTTCGAGCGCGCCGGACGCGGCCGCCGGCCCACCGCGGCGGGGCAGGAAGTGATCGCCTTCGCGGAGGAGACGTTGGCGCTGGCTGAGGCGCTGGCGCAACGGCTGGCCGCCTACCGCGGCGGCAACGCCGGGCCGCTCAGCGTCGGCATGATCGACGCTGCCAGCCTCTACGTGCTGCCCGCCGTGGTGCGGCGCTTCCGCGACGAGCATCCGCAGGTCGAGTTGAAACTCACGGTGGCGACGAGCGAGGAGCTGCTGGCGCGGCTGCGCGCCTTCGCGCTGGACCTGGCCTTCGTCGTCGGCCCGGCCGAGGCGCCCGATCTGCACGCCGTCGAAATCCTGCGCGAGCCACTCTATCTCTATGCCCCCGCCGGCCACGCGCTCGATCCGCGGG
This window of the Dehalococcoidia bacterium genome carries:
- a CDS encoding LysR family transcriptional regulator, with translation MIGDTPLPERAAPNLHLQQLAYLREVARQGSLTRAAEALHVSQPALSQALAELERRFGLALFERAGRGRRPTAAGQEVIAFAEETLALAEALAQRLAAYRGGNAGPLSVGMIDAASLYVLPAVVRRFRDEHPQVELKLTVATSEELLARLRAFALDLAFVVGPAEAPDLHAVEILREPLYLYAPAGHALDPRAARWVLYPEGSHTRGIIDAAFARAGIRPDVALESGNPQVLRQMVAMGLGWSVLPPAIAESGPEAAGLRRDEVLAERPLCVVRRRASPPDPRAEVFLRLALAAGQATE
- a CDS encoding DUF3995 domain-containing protein; this translates as MLTTAISSKRSPSLAWAGYAAFAWAMLFAALSFYWAAGGAAGVETNAPAITRLVLARDPVWIAILWATGALKVLAGLLALALVQRWGRVLPRRLLLAAGWAAFAIMALYEGAASLVQHALMVSGAISTPAGLGETSARWHLFLWDPWWLLGGVLFGLAAWRRQQRD
- a CDS encoding inositol-3-phosphate synthase — its product is MALATDIRPAGGRLGILTPGMGAVATTTYAGILAVRQGRAKPIGSLTQMGRIRLGKRTEHRNPLIKEFVPLAGLDSLVFGGWDPFPDNAFEAACKAGVLSAADLLPLRDELDAIRPMPAVFDRAYVRNLDGSNVKHGETKMDLAQQIMEDMQRFKAEQHCDRLVVVWCASTEIFAEPTEVHQSVAAFERGLRNSDPNIAPSQIYAYAALSLGIPFANGAPNLTVDTPAMIELAQRNGVPICGKDFKTGQTLMKTILAPGFKARMLGVQGWFSTNILGNRDGEVLDDPDSFKTKEVSKLGVLETILQPDQYPELYGDLYHKVRINYYPPRGDNKEGWDNIDIVGWLGYPMQIKVDFLCRDSILAAPIVLDLALFMDLASRAGQHGIQEWLSFYFKSPQAAAELYPEHDLFIQQTKLKNTLRHWLGEEPITHLGTEYYEED
- a CDS encoding alpha/beta family hydrolase gives rise to the protein MSGHTGRNAQPRPIVVQAGDAQLVGDLTLPEQAKALIAFAHGSGSSHRSPRNRQVAAALNVVGFATLLFDLLTPAEADVDERSAAHRFDIPLLGQRMIGAVDWLGRTAETRALPIGLFGASTGAAAALLAAAARPKAVGAVVSRGGRPDLAGAALTRVQAPVLLIVGGDDRAVIELNRQALARLSAEAVLELVPGATHLFEEPGALAQVVRLASTWFARHLGATAAPATGS
- a CDS encoding site-2 protease family protein; its protein translation is MQNHHLSPPRGTPSPARVGAFRLGHLFGVEILAHWSWPIVIALLTWSLQAGFLPAAYPEWTAQQRWAVGLLTSLLLFGSVLAHELAHALVARRRGYSAERIVLYLFGGGTELADEPRRPRDEFWIAAAGPLTSVAAVAACAGLWLFGRALDLQPLYPLAGYLALMNATLAAFNLLPGLPLDGGRMLRALLWGGRRTRLQATHTASIGGRIIAALLLGLGILRVLGGDVGGLWVALIGWFLWEAAQTSYRRLLIESALGAVPVSALIDRGVPRLPPDLTMRRFVDEYVLGRQVQAVFVAPTEDADVLGLITLSDLRRVPAEQWSEVSLYRAMTPRDRLITATPSTAALTALETMAAHQVQQLPVFQGRSALGLITLSTLARAIQLRQTLPPGQQTG
- a CDS encoding TerC family protein, whose amino-acid sequence is MIGEILPWLLFLAFVLGMLALDLGVVQRRAHAVSRREALAWSGVWIGLAALFNLGVFSVRGTDDGIAWTAGYLIEKSLSVDNVFLFLLIFSAFAVPAAHQHRVLFWGVIGALAMRAVLIIAGGALLAQFHAIIYVFGAVLVVSGLRFLRGEQQAPSLEQNRLIRLVRRVLPATSEYDGQRFFTRRGGALAMTPLFLVLLLVENADLVFAVDSIPAIYGVTDDPFLVFTSNVFAVLGLRSLYFVLAGYLGGLRYLRPALAAVLLFVGAKMLLSGIVTLSAPLSLAVIVAILAIAVAASLLRRPPLTAAAPVARPEPLR
- a CDS encoding HPP family protein, which produces MNDPPASEPGAPRRRRIHWPPGVPDAVFAPLSAAGLMLIVGALGTVAQQPWLFPSLGPTAFLQAEYPAHRTARLYHVIAGHGVGLAAGLIAVWLVGASSSSSVLVVHHLTAARTWAAVIAVALTIAGSLLLRASHPPAVSTSMLLALGSFRPTWHDALTIAVGVLVVALTGELLRRARLGNAPGATPRDPPNPNSRDALV
- a CDS encoding heavy metal-binding domain-containing protein, with protein sequence MSMLITTTATLQGRLVLRYLGLVCGEATLALRRRRRGASALEDPERLAWVCEQEVQCARDAAIAGMRVQAEQLGANAIVAVDLDFERLDRGLLLICASGTAVLYEEATAVVVDAATQPGALSAWRALHLPSPPAVVQRRAIPLAPAGGRDSSYCRRRPPSVRQERADANPG